One Edaphobacter flagellatus genomic region harbors:
- a CDS encoding alpha/beta fold hydrolase, whose translation MSSETSVREPAYDPVPPGADYFAFPLTPGQKAMLPKDLDSTYDPRFNGAFRMNLDGPIDLTLLERSLLQIMQRHEALRTSFRVVDSEIQQIVLPDPVFSLEAVDLRALPPDKQDAEVDAICLHEAQTGFDLTKAPPLRAKLLHLNDSRHMLVLTIHQIICDGWSIGVLMEEMSKDYTALARQETAPLPPLNFQFGDYVVWQLETIAQPEAQTQLSCWRERLARCPQLEVAFDHDPAERSIQSGIVSQLLPRSLTEELRSLAQSQNTTFFVVTMSACMALLYRYTGKTDLALRTPLAGRTRVEFEPLIGQFVNQVILRSEFSDMFTFADLVAQVRERVWESLANQDIPYETVIHAMEGEAVNPNDLYRVNFVCQREYGRGGPFLFELNGTRLTTLPSKSQGALYDLNFFLVEREAGWRLSLEYRTGLYTQETADSLLQHFQELMKEVIRNPLQRLSAIALTPTQALEKRIQNLPSPATDMEETTKNPQEEIQAIPASFAQERFWTLSEVDPANPAFHMPVRLRLTGKLSVPLLERSFRVLIDRHEILRTTFSEIDGTLMQVIHSASPFSLQQISVDAIPEHNREVTAASSIQELLEEPFNLSTLPLFRAALYRLAPEEHILVLSIHHSIADAWSIQVFQRELWTAYEGFRQNNEFSFEPLTLQYGDFSIWQREGVESEATQEHLSFWLKSLSGELPVLNFPTDYAPAQQDAPKSSLETLLLSDELSKALKQFAQANDTTLYVVTLASFALMLSQGANAHDLIIGSPVVNRRVETEPLMGPFAGPVALRLGLNGDPTLREFVLAARNTTVEALGHTELPFELLLDKLQVRPVAGRSPLFQFYFFCQTAFLQARELQDLTIAPMPTTSIGTPFEIQLAIIERKEGVRAELEYNANLFHSATMKEWLQYYQSILTALTGNPDSRVSELPVPPHRAKDTVAASSHIAEQSSLQKGPEASLVETSSFANEPLTSELKQMWQAALGNDKIGLHDNFFALGGRSLVAARLIAKINKQYSLKLGLATFFNCPTIAELAALIHGQLTPQEPSSIVAVQPEGTSAPLFMVHGVGGNVLNFYDLAKSLGFNQPVYGVEAQALQSSAPPLTSLEELAAYYVKEVRKIQPEGPYHFLGYSYGGFVAFEMARQLQMANQKVELVGMLDTPVWRHPVHEEHHTFRKAVRQIMAVWTPFFHRLRPCTPMEIFDGIKSTILRTFYTFATANGMVIPPRLRSVYHINSFAAVNYVPKSYDGIVTMFRASREKGPRDLGWGKYSTQPVRVFEIPGAHLQVLSNENLPRVVKSLRQCLS comes from the coding sequence ATGAGTTCCGAAACCAGTGTCCGAGAACCAGCATACGATCCTGTTCCTCCAGGAGCTGATTATTTTGCATTCCCTTTGACTCCAGGGCAGAAGGCGATGCTGCCGAAAGATTTAGACAGCACATACGATCCGCGATTCAACGGCGCCTTTCGCATGAACCTCGATGGGCCGATTGATCTCACCCTGTTGGAACGCTCGCTTTTGCAGATTATGCAGCGGCACGAAGCATTGCGCACAAGCTTTCGTGTAGTCGACTCCGAGATTCAGCAAATCGTTCTTCCGGACCCGGTCTTTTCTTTGGAAGCTGTGGACCTGAGAGCACTCCCCCCAGATAAGCAGGATGCCGAGGTTGACGCAATCTGTTTGCATGAGGCACAGACGGGTTTCGATCTAACAAAGGCTCCTCCTCTCCGAGCCAAGCTTCTCCATCTGAATGATTCAAGGCATATGCTCGTCCTCACGATCCATCAGATTATCTGTGACGGGTGGTCGATTGGCGTTCTTATGGAAGAGATGTCGAAGGATTACACCGCACTCGCTCGCCAGGAAACAGCTCCCCTACCCCCTTTAAACTTCCAGTTTGGAGACTATGTAGTCTGGCAATTAGAGACGATTGCCCAACCTGAAGCGCAAACACAACTCAGCTGCTGGCGTGAAAGACTTGCCCGCTGTCCGCAGTTAGAGGTTGCATTCGACCACGATCCCGCCGAGCGCTCGATTCAAAGCGGCATCGTCTCGCAGCTTCTTCCCCGTAGCCTCACAGAAGAGCTACGCAGTCTGGCGCAGTCTCAAAACACAACCTTTTTTGTTGTTACCATGTCTGCCTGCATGGCTCTTCTGTATCGCTATACAGGAAAAACGGACCTCGCGCTAAGAACACCTCTGGCTGGACGCACACGGGTTGAGTTTGAACCTCTCATCGGCCAGTTCGTCAATCAAGTTATCCTTCGTTCCGAGTTCTCAGATATGTTTACGTTTGCCGATCTCGTAGCACAGGTACGTGAACGTGTCTGGGAGAGCCTCGCCAACCAGGACATTCCCTACGAAACCGTTATCCACGCGATGGAAGGCGAAGCAGTCAACCCCAACGACCTATATCGGGTTAACTTCGTCTGTCAGCGCGAATACGGTCGTGGCGGCCCATTTCTGTTCGAGCTAAATGGCACACGCCTGACGACGCTGCCTTCAAAGTCTCAGGGTGCACTGTACGATCTCAATTTTTTCCTCGTTGAGCGCGAAGCGGGTTGGCGTCTCTCCCTTGAGTATCGAACTGGCCTTTATACACAGGAAACAGCAGACAGCCTTCTCCAGCACTTTCAGGAGTTGATGAAAGAGGTCATCCGCAATCCGCTACAGCGTCTCTCTGCAATCGCCTTAACTCCAACCCAAGCATTAGAGAAACGCATCCAAAACCTCCCCTCCCCCGCTACTGATATGGAGGAGACTACGAAAAACCCTCAGGAAGAGATACAAGCCATTCCGGCAAGCTTTGCTCAGGAACGCTTTTGGACATTATCTGAAGTAGATCCAGCCAATCCAGCCTTCCATATGCCCGTAAGGTTGCGACTTACTGGAAAGCTCTCCGTCCCGTTACTAGAAAGAAGTTTCCGCGTGCTGATCGACCGGCACGAGATTCTGAGAACCACATTTTCGGAGATCGACGGCACTCTGATGCAGGTCATCCATAGCGCATCTCCGTTTTCGCTTCAGCAGATCTCAGTGGATGCCATACCTGAACATAATAGAGAGGTTACCGCCGCTTCCAGCATTCAAGAATTACTGGAAGAACCCTTCAACCTCTCGACGCTGCCGCTCTTCCGCGCAGCCTTATATCGCCTTGCCCCCGAAGAACACATTCTCGTACTCAGTATTCACCACTCCATCGCCGATGCCTGGTCGATCCAGGTGTTTCAGCGGGAACTCTGGACAGCATACGAAGGCTTTCGCCAAAACAACGAATTTTCTTTCGAGCCGCTCACCCTCCAATATGGAGATTTTTCTATCTGGCAAAGAGAAGGTGTTGAATCTGAGGCAACCCAGGAACATCTCTCTTTCTGGCTAAAATCTCTTTCGGGCGAGCTTCCCGTTCTCAACTTCCCAACTGACTACGCTCCTGCGCAGCAGGATGCTCCCAAGAGCTCTCTTGAAACGCTTCTTCTTTCCGATGAGCTCTCCAAAGCACTCAAGCAATTCGCTCAGGCGAACGACACGACACTCTATGTCGTCACACTGGCAAGCTTCGCGTTGATGCTGTCACAGGGGGCGAATGCGCACGATCTCATCATTGGCTCTCCGGTCGTCAATCGCAGGGTTGAAACGGAACCCCTGATGGGTCCATTCGCCGGCCCAGTCGCGCTTCGTCTTGGCCTGAACGGCGATCCTACCCTTCGTGAATTTGTTCTTGCCGCGCGAAACACAACGGTTGAAGCTCTGGGGCATACCGAGCTGCCGTTTGAGCTGTTGCTCGATAAATTGCAGGTTAGGCCAGTAGCAGGCAGAAGTCCGCTCTTCCAGTTCTACTTCTTCTGCCAGACTGCGTTTTTGCAGGCTCGCGAACTACAGGACCTCACCATCGCCCCTATGCCGACGACCAGCATCGGCACCCCTTTTGAGATACAACTCGCCATCATCGAGAGAAAGGAAGGCGTACGCGCCGAACTGGAATACAACGCCAACCTCTTTCATTCCGCCACGATGAAAGAATGGCTGCAGTATTACCAGAGCATCCTCACCGCTCTCACAGGCAATCCCGATAGCAGAGTAAGTGAGCTTCCAGTTCCGCCACACAGGGCTAAAGATACTGTTGCCGCTTCCAGTCATATTGCGGAACAGTCCTCGCTGCAAAAGGGCCCAGAAGCATCTCTCGTTGAAACATCCTCCTTTGCCAACGAACCTTTGACTTCTGAGCTGAAGCAAATGTGGCAAGCGGCTCTTGGCAACGACAAGATCGGACTGCACGATAATTTTTTTGCCCTGGGTGGCCGCTCTCTGGTGGCGGCTCGCCTTATCGCCAAGATCAATAAGCAGTACTCCCTGAAACTCGGGCTGGCGACATTTTTCAACTGCCCAACCATTGCAGAGCTTGCCGCACTGATCCACGGACAATTAACTCCGCAGGAACCATCGTCGATTGTTGCCGTCCAACCTGAAGGCACCAGTGCACCTCTGTTCATGGTTCACGGTGTCGGCGGCAACGTGTTGAACTTTTATGACCTCGCGAAGAGCCTTGGCTTTAATCAACCGGTATATGGCGTCGAGGCTCAGGCGCTCCAATCGTCGGCACCTCCACTTACCTCTCTCGAGGAATTAGCTGCCTACTATGTGAAAGAGGTTCGGAAGATTCAACCGGAAGGCCCCTATCACTTTCTTGGTTATTCCTACGGTGGATTCGTAGCCTTCGAGATGGCGCGCCAGCTACAGATGGCAAATCAGAAAGTGGAGCTCGTAGGAATGCTCGATACCCCTGTCTGGCGACATCCTGTTCACGAAGAACACCACACATTTCGTAAGGCAGTTCGTCAGATCATGGCGGTTTGGACACCGTTCTTCCATCGTTTGCGTCCCTGTACTCCGATGGAGATCTTCGACGGCATCAAAAGTACGATACTTAGGACTTTTTACACCTTCGCCACCGCGAATGGCATGGTCATTCCTCCTCGCCTTAGAAGCGTTTATCACATCAATTCATTCGCTGCAGTGAACTATGTGCCAAAAAGCTACGACGGCATTGTCACGATGTTCCGTGCATCACGGGAGAAAGGCCCCAGGGATCTGGGCTGGGGAAAATACTCTACTCAGCCGGTACGTGTGTTTGAGATCCCTGGAGCTCACCTGCAGGTTTTATCGAACGAGAATCTGCCTCGTGTCGTCAAAAGCCTTCGTCAATGCTTATCTTAA
- a CDS encoding alpha/beta hydrolase family protein, which yields MRPFEVALTIFLVIAALVELTSLSRLVKSFFVFLCLLLAIIHLGREGGHWQMLPVYIAVVVLAVGLAIRRTITVSLLVLTLCLAGAALSFAVPMFSLPKPTGAYPVGTRIVYLRDDSRKEDAGSDRTRDRELIVQVWYPAESSSNHLAPYRRWRESRLKNSYQSVLWTNSREDAVVSAKGGPFPVILFGHGWGATRISDTFIAEDLASHGYVVIATDHPYNSNRVALPDGRVINGILGSPILDLGIVSADKTEALWNMELQKWTADQIFVLNTFQAANLDPQSPWHGHLNTEMVGALGHSFGGSAAERICSVDPRVRSAINMDGWTFDGVRDRSEGKSLMWMYEDSVDPQHLLVNSPVPAEHVNAELDIRDEKNVLSSLERFGGYRLVIDGALHGDFTDQPLVSPFRRITHTGPIKPARMEMIVRDYALAFFNKTLYGKGSSLLDSGNTSPFKEVHFEQWPAK from the coding sequence ATGCGGCCATTTGAAGTTGCATTGACCATTTTCCTGGTTATCGCTGCATTGGTCGAATTGACGAGCCTCTCAAGGCTGGTGAAATCGTTCTTCGTCTTTCTTTGCCTGCTGCTTGCAATAATTCATCTTGGGCGGGAAGGCGGTCACTGGCAGATGCTGCCCGTCTATATCGCGGTTGTGGTTCTGGCAGTAGGTCTGGCGATTCGCAGGACAATCACCGTCTCCCTGCTTGTCCTCACGCTGTGCCTGGCAGGTGCGGCGCTCTCTTTTGCCGTACCGATGTTTTCCCTCCCTAAGCCAACGGGAGCTTATCCAGTAGGCACACGAATCGTCTATCTGAGAGACGACAGCCGTAAAGAAGATGCAGGTTCTGACCGTACGCGCGATCGGGAGCTGATTGTTCAAGTATGGTATCCAGCGGAGAGCTCCAGTAATCACCTGGCTCCTTACCGTCGCTGGCGCGAAAGCAGATTAAAGAATTCCTATCAAAGCGTTTTATGGACGAACTCCCGCGAAGACGCGGTTGTCTCTGCGAAGGGCGGTCCATTTCCAGTGATCCTGTTTGGTCACGGGTGGGGTGCGACACGCATCAGTGACACGTTTATCGCAGAAGATTTGGCCAGCCATGGATATGTCGTTATCGCTACCGACCATCCGTACAACTCAAACCGCGTCGCGCTCCCCGACGGCCGCGTGATTAACGGAATCCTGGGATCGCCGATTCTGGATCTTGGAATAGTTTCCGCTGACAAAACCGAAGCGTTATGGAATATGGAACTGCAGAAATGGACGGCTGACCAGATATTTGTCCTAAACACTTTTCAGGCTGCCAATCTCGATCCGCAGAGTCCCTGGCATGGCCATTTGAATACAGAGATGGTCGGAGCTCTCGGCCACTCCTTCGGTGGATCGGCAGCGGAGCGAATCTGCAGTGTTGATCCTCGCGTCCGGTCGGCCATCAATATGGATGGGTGGACGTTTGATGGAGTGCGTGACCGGTCAGAAGGCAAGTCATTGATGTGGATGTATGAGGATAGCGTTGATCCGCAACATCTGCTTGTAAACTCGCCGGTTCCTGCAGAGCATGTGAATGCTGAGCTCGACATACGCGACGAAAAGAATGTCTTGAGCAGTCTTGAGCGCTTTGGCGGCTATCGGCTTGTCATTGACGGCGCTCTGCATGGAGACTTTACCGATCAGCCCTTGGTCTCGCCTTTTCGACGTATCACGCATACCGGACCGATAAAGCCGGCGAGGATGGAGATGATTGTCAGGGATTACGCCCTTGCTTTCTTTAATAAAACGCTTTATGGCAAAGGTTCATCGTTGCTCGATTCCGGCAATACCTCTCCTTTCAAAGAGGTTCACTTTGAGCAGTGGCCCGCTAAGTAA
- a CDS encoding PP2C family protein-serine/threonine phosphatase, which translates to MNILVAENDMTTQSLLLGWLQEWNHHVTTARDGFQAQALLQQGEFDLLLSNWTLSGMDSLTLCRHIRENPAPTYCYIILYTLNDDEMDFVAGMDAGADDFISIPLEADKLRVRIRAAERILTLRQELSEQNASLNRLNEKLGAAYKTIQSDLQAASALQAGLMPKISEVHPSFCLDWLVLPSSFLAGDNLNYFMMQDRYLIFYHLDVAGHGIPSALLSVTLNHLLSPQPGSPMVRFDPHLELKRIVPPVDVVSELNRRFQPQGDGYFTMIYGVLDTRTREVRFCQAGHPIPLKINHEGEITPIGDGGFPVGLWPDMTYEETVTDLHPGDRLLLYSDGVLECVNSEGVPYSIDKLKEILLQTTGLPPKAALKSIQQDLEQWSQGKNFPDDISMLLIESR; encoded by the coding sequence ATGAACATTCTTGTCGCCGAAAACGATATGACGACACAGTCATTGCTGCTGGGTTGGCTGCAAGAGTGGAATCACCATGTAACCACCGCGAGAGATGGATTCCAAGCGCAAGCTTTACTGCAGCAAGGCGAGTTCGACCTCCTGCTCAGCAACTGGACCCTCTCTGGCATGGATAGTTTGACGCTATGCCGCCATATCCGTGAAAACCCGGCTCCCACGTACTGTTACATCATTCTCTACACGCTGAACGACGACGAGATGGACTTTGTCGCAGGCATGGATGCCGGAGCCGACGACTTTATCAGCATTCCGCTCGAAGCTGACAAACTGCGCGTGAGAATCAGGGCAGCGGAACGCATTCTGACACTGCGGCAGGAACTGTCGGAACAGAATGCCAGTCTCAATCGGCTGAATGAAAAGCTTGGCGCCGCTTATAAAACAATCCAGTCGGATCTGCAGGCCGCATCTGCGCTTCAGGCTGGCCTGATGCCCAAAATCTCCGAGGTCCACCCGTCTTTCTGCCTCGATTGGCTTGTATTGCCCAGCAGCTTCCTGGCAGGCGATAACCTGAACTATTTCATGATGCAGGATCGCTACCTGATCTTCTATCACCTTGATGTGGCGGGCCATGGAATCCCGTCTGCCCTGCTCTCGGTGACGCTCAATCATCTGCTCTCTCCACAACCCGGCAGTCCGATGGTCCGATTTGACCCCCATCTTGAACTCAAGAGGATTGTGCCTCCGGTCGACGTTGTGAGTGAGCTGAACCGGAGATTCCAGCCCCAGGGCGATGGCTACTTCACCATGATCTATGGGGTTCTGGACACGCGAACTCGCGAGGTGCGCTTCTGCCAGGCGGGTCATCCAATCCCCTTGAAGATCAATCACGAAGGTGAGATCACACCCATCGGCGATGGTGGTTTTCCCGTCGGACTGTGGCCGGACATGACATATGAGGAAACTGTGACGGACCTCCATCCCGGCGACCGGCTTTTGCTGTACTCTGACGGTGTTCTGGAATGTGTGAATTCCGAAGGAGTTCCATATTCCATCGATAAGCTGAAAGAAATCCTTCTCCAGACAACTGGACTCCCTCCCAAGGCAGCACTGAAATCCATACAGCAGGACCTCGAACAATGGAGTCAGGGCAAGAATTTTCCTGATGATATTTCTATGTTACTTATCGAGAGCAGGTAA
- a CDS encoding ATP-binding protein — MIVFSLCEESALQDQVNYSITFSIESQLNQISLIRAALSGVLNHLGVIESDIFSLELVVTEIINNTLEHGYAGATDKPIEVNVRVQGTEVQIDLSDCAPPFPEEQLHRLTGDPKPLEDADEAWPMRGHGLQIVRQIVDSIAVRSDQQRNHMTIRKHVGLQAS; from the coding sequence ATGATCGTGTTCTCGTTATGCGAGGAGTCAGCTTTGCAGGACCAGGTGAATTACTCCATCACGTTCAGTATTGAAAGTCAGCTGAACCAGATCAGCCTGATTCGTGCTGCCCTTTCGGGGGTGCTGAACCATCTGGGTGTCATTGAGTCGGATATCTTCTCGCTTGAGCTGGTAGTTACAGAGATCATTAACAATACGCTGGAGCACGGTTATGCGGGTGCGACGGACAAACCGATCGAAGTGAATGTGCGCGTTCAAGGAACTGAAGTGCAGATTGATCTCAGCGACTGCGCTCCGCCTTTTCCTGAAGAGCAACTGCATCGCCTGACGGGCGATCCGAAACCACTTGAAGATGCGGATGAAGCGTGGCCGATGCGCGGACATGGGCTTCAGATCGTCAGGCAGATTGTGGATTCAATCGCTGTTCGATCGGATCAGCAGCGGAACCACATGACGATCCGGAAGCACGTGGGGCTCCAGGCGAGCTAG